Genomic segment of Harmonia axyridis chromosome 6, icHarAxyr1.1, whole genome shotgun sequence:
ATCCGCGTATTTCATAATGTCTTCCTCGGAGATGCTTAATCCGATATCTGAGATGACCCCCATACTTGTTAACAAATATGAAGGTATGAAAACATCGTAAtctacgaaattatttttttccacaaaTAAATTTGCCTCGCGTGGGTTAGCAAAGTCTACACCAATTCGATTTCTTCCCTTCCTAGCTATGTTCtttatattaaaattgaaatcatCGTTATCGAAAAACATCTTTCCCAACGATAATGGATCGAGGTTTCCAATATTGCTTGATTTACTTTGTATGAATACTGTATAAGGTCCCTTATCGGACACCGCATATGTAAAGGATTGTTTATTCGCACTTTTTGTTGCTATTATGTTTTGACTAAGAGATTGAATTTGTGATAGCATTTCGTGATCTCCTTCTTCTGTGGcttgtttttttaaaatttgaatttcattgttCAATAATGTTAAGTCTGCAAATGAGAATTTATTCTCGTCTTTCAAGTTATTAATTGTTATGGCTGTTTTAGGGGTAACTGATCTCATTATCCGGGGAAATATCCCCGGATCTTGTATActcattttttatgatattatgtctctttttttccgtcaatataagaaaaattcaatatatttattcaaatatagtcaatcaaatattagttttcactcACCACCAACGATAGCACTGAGGATTTAGTTGTAAAACACTTAGGGAAATTTTTTCGCCCGCTTTGTTTCGCATCTAACctccaataaaatattttcataaatgtcGTTTAGTaatatttgcattgaaaaatgttggttggcagaactgtttctgtataacaaatttgacagataatagataaatctttGACACAAGAGttctgagtaccaacatataataatgaaatatcaccatgaaatctgtgcgaaACTGAGAAAAATTTGGTATTATATAGGGCCCTGCAACAGTCTTCCAAATATCTAGTTGGGAAAGAGAGAGgaatatcatttttgattagGTTTTTATTGCTTGAGCATtaagtaataaaaatattgttagTCACATACGGTTTTCAGTTCCcaactttgtttttcaatgGTATTTTTTTCACTCTTTtcgttttatttgaattttatttttctatttttttgaaaaatatttatgcgTATTGAAAATATCCAGTTCTTCTATACCAtcactgaataattttaaaactCGGTCGAATAGCCCACTTTTTGAGTCGTGTTTAGTATATGTTCTTACAATTATTAGTTATTTTAACTCGAAAAAAATGCAATATATTGTTTGTAGATGATTAAGGATTCTGCTTTAGGTTGTCAATCTACCTCTGAAGAGAAAATTAGCGGAAGTATTTTTAGATAACAGTATTGCTCAAAAGATAGAACCAGTAGAAGTGAAAAACGGTCTTTTTTTATCTACTCTAACAGGAAATTTGAATGTAAAGGACAATGTTGTGAATGTTCAGGTAGGTAAAACATCTATGATGCTCTTGAATgaactattaattttttattattcaaggaTGTCGGTGCTTCTTGTCTAGGTAAGACACAAAATCAAGTTAAATACGAATGGGGAACGATAAATATAACAGATTTCATGCAGAAATTATACCAAGAAGGTTTTTCTGATGCTAAACTGGAGACCCTCGGAACAAATAATTATATGATTCACATGGtaagtaataaaaattttgaatctgtgaaatcctgaattaaattacaatttttatGCTGAAGTTTGGTTTTTGAAAGTTTttacagaaattattttttttagttgGAAGCTGATACAATAATCCAGTTAGACGATAATAACACACATGTTTTATGCAATGGAAACGATGAAATGAGGACTAAATTAAGGAATATTGTTATGCATTCTCTTAAAAAGTTTTAGttgacctttcaaatgaggagTAAAtcgattttaaattttttcgcaGACTTAATTCAGAACCCCAGTgttgttctatttgaaattgtTCCTCTCTAATTTAAGTATTCAAGACTTATTTTgcagatataaaattttaaaagaaaataCTCCTCTATTGTTGTTTTACTAAGTAATGAATTTTAACTTTgtctaataaaaattttattattattgctattcattattttaaaaaacacccTACATATTCCGAAAGAGAATTTGGCAttgatttaataataataataataatgttgataaaaaaatagtttattaacaaaaagtttatatgaaaacaaaatagacaaaatatacaaaaacaaggaaaaaattttcacaacaaaagaatttttcttcatcacatCTCCTTTTTCTTCAATGTCTTCAATGATGTTGTATGAATACCtgattaaattatttcaatattatgcatTACAcctcaaaattactaaaaaatgtaattcttcaaaaaaaaaattggaaatatttccaaaaatcaaagaattcatgtcttaatttttttcttgggcGACTTCTCAGTTTTCAATTCATCTGCCACATACTTGGCCCCAAATGGACATAACATATAATTGAGGCAGGTAGGACATTGAGGTTTCACAGGTTTACAAATTTGCTGTCCAAATCCTACTAACAAGTGGTTTACTTCGCTCCAAAGCTCTCGAGGTAACCAGTTTTCCAATGCTTTTCGTGTTTCTTCAGGAGTCTTTGTATCGACCCAGCCCAGTCTGTTGGATATCCTGTGCACATGGGTGTCCACACCTGAAAACTCAATTTATAtattgataaaattatttttaagtcTACCAAAGTAGATGGCAGCACGAGTGTATGTATTGTTTTGTTGGTTAGTTTTAGGTTAACTGCTTGTTGTCAGTACAATATACTAAAATAAAGTCTGAACTTGGTTAAAAAATTTTCACCTATTCCTGTAACTTCTCCCCATGCTGTTTTCATACATATATGGGCCATTTTTGGTCCTACGCCAGGCAGTTTACATAGTTCTTCAACAGAATTCGGTATGTCTCCATTATATTTCTCTTTCAACCTAGCGGTagtttttttgatatatttaacTTTACTCTGAAACAATAACAATTACACTTCACAAGAAACTCTCCTTTATTGGAAACTTACTTTCCAAAATCCAACTGGATATATCAGTTTACCCAAATCTTCATCTgaagtttccaaaattttatcTATAATACAACCATGTTGTCGCAACCTTTCCATAGCTGCAAATGTAACTTGGTCTTTAGTTTGACTGCTCAGCATTAAAGAAAGTAATTGTTGATATCTTTGTACTTTGGGATCAGCAG
This window contains:
- the LOC123682202 gene encoding endonuclease III-like protein 1, yielding MPNLRSKKVLQVEKKSPNTKDTHSNNKRKLKASEIKIEPDVSEQNNDLKKVNEAVSIKKEIDIPVIKVETQDIEDLKPSPSSKSKSDCKMRIPKIPFNWEVVLKNLREMRKNFDAPVDTMGCDKCHDDSADPKVQRYQQLLSLMLSSQTKDQVTFAAMERLRQHGCIIDKILETSDEDLGKLIYPVGFWKSKVKYIKKTTARLKEKYNGDIPNSVEELCKLPGVGPKMAHICMKTAWGEVTGIGVDTHVHRISNRLGWVDTKTPEETRKALENWLPRELWSEVNHLLVGFGQQICKPVKPQCPTCLNYMLCPFGAKYVADELKTEKSPKKKIKT